The Panicum virgatum strain AP13 chromosome 5K, P.virgatum_v5, whole genome shotgun sequence genome has a window encoding:
- the LOC120709586 gene encoding protein PHOTOSYSTEM I ASSEMBLY 2, chloroplastic-like: MELAIAAAGSSFVVAGLRCRMTGSASVAWRVTSTARLCRRTMASRRAARLMVSAAGCNTCKGKGAVECPGCKGTGKNKKNGNIFENWKCFDCQGFGLKCCPSCGKGGLTPEQRGER; encoded by the exons ATGGAGCTTGCCATTGCCGCTGCCGGCAGTAGCTTTGTCGTCGCCGGCTTGAGGTGCAGGATGACAGGTTCTGCTTCTGTCGCATGGCGAGTGACCTCCACTGCCAGGCTTTGCAGGAGGACGATGGCATCCAGGCGTGCTGCCAGGCTGATG GTATCTGCAGCAGGTTGCAACACATGCAAAGGAAAGGGTGCAGTAGAATGCCCAGGGTGCAAG GGGACCGGCAAGAA CAAGAAGAATGGCAACATTTTCGAGAATTGGAA GTGCTTCGACTGCCAAGGATTTGGGCTCAAGTGCTGCCCCAGCTGTGGCAAAGGAGGCCTCACACCCgagcagagaggggagagatga